Genomic DNA from Cydia splendana unplaced genomic scaffold, ilCydSple1.2 scaffold_48_ctg1, whole genome shotgun sequence:
ttttaatttatatttttgttcggtaaataaaacaaaaatatgatatgaaaagttttcttgatttctatttaaagttaattgtttttatataaagtaccatctcttaaaatatcggtacctaatttgttagcacgttatataaaagcaataaattcccgatcaaactaatctgcatagcatttgcaacgacaacgtgtgtaaatatcatcgttaatgtcaaagttctatgaaaatatgacgtttatattataataacactccctcactttgttctgttcaaatcggtgcaaagttagctgagacagactctagtatctaacaaggtcacgccgatgccacaccgatagcgcagaattttggcggcggcggcggcgcgaaaattttggcggcgcggcgctcatatttcatatggaaatgttttctgggattaattattttcattaattcattcattaacctcgtgccttgaaacggtcgcaacgctcaattttacagatttcgaaccacttgctacgctcgtggttaaatcatgaaatctttcgcttgtacagcgatcaatataagcatgagcaaaaagaatagatagtaagttacatatgtctttggcatgaggacttaacaacaactttaacctcttgtcgcaaagtttttggttactctttgatcaagtgcaatgaataccggtattaaatacgaaaaccattaccggtatactgaatacctgttattattgaggtattaatgaataccggtatttcattatgtcaattagtgtacaaatagcgataaagacaaaaacggaatgacagcaatacctctaatgcgaatataggtataacattttaaccggtattcgtttgacagtttttatacaggtatttaataaaaccggttatACGGTCCCTGCTTTGCTGTCCGACACTTTCAGTTTAGAACTTGTATAGTTTGCTTTGGCTGTTAAACACACTCTCTTGAAGATTTTTGAGTAGTTCCTCACATAGTCCAGGAAATGTGTATTTTTGTTCAGCTCTCTCTCACCATAAAGTTCATAAAGCCTTTTTCTACTTTTATAAATGCCTGCAGTAGCCCATTCACTAAACTTTGTTCTAGTTTTTGACCCACTAATAGTTTTCATACTGaaattttgattaaaatgatAAAGAATTACGTAAAAAACATCTTCATACAAATGATTACAGTTATAGTGTGAAAATGGTAACATACAGAGACTTTTTTGAATTTCATTTTTGTATAATTCCAAGCGACTACTAGTAATGGGTCTATATGTTATTGTTTGTGGAGTATCATGAATATCGCTTAAGAAAACAGCCCTTTGACCGCTATGATCAGAATGAAAACAGTTAAATATTTGCTTATCTATACATTcacaattacaaaatatattatcCAGACATGTTGAACTAGTTACACCTACCCGATTAGGTTCAAGGAACaagttaaataaattgaatgatTTAAACAAACACAGCATTTTAACAGTATTACTAGAGGACTCGAGCAAGTTAACATTAAAATCTCCACAGACTATAACATGTTTTTGGCCCTTACATACTAACCTCAGCACACTTTCCATTGTAGTTTCAAATGTGCTGAAGTCAGCTGCTGGTGGTCTGTAaacacatacaataatatatttttctaattcTACACAGGAAATTTCGATAATTCTTTCTATGGcataatttacaatatttttacgcTCTTTAGATTTCATgcaatttttaacaattatcagGGAACCACCATGAACAGCAGACTTTCTAGCAAAAAAAAACTGACTAATTTAAAGttaacaaaatcaaataaaaactgCCCATCTTTCAGCCAATGTTCAGTGATACACATAACTTCAACAAtattattatctaaaaataaacCTATTTCTAATTCTTTGCTGGAAAAACCCTGAATATTCTGGTGAATAATATTCATACTCAGGCATTTTTCCGCTGTCTtacaaataaaagtaaaatgttattaatattttttacaaattttctgtgaatttttatatttttaatttttttttaaatacctaaatgtaatatatttatttggattatgtgtcgacgtaatcactagatttattgtctgtcccatacaccgcaaagttcagctattactaattatttccattccgccatactagctgACCGTATCTTTCCTGGCCTATATCGTGTGTCAAAGcaattaattacattttgtgACCTTTGTCTTTGAATTGTTAATAGCCCACCCGTTTCTAATTTCGAACAGCAATATGGTGCAGTTAATAGTTTTTCTTAAAGCCAAAATCGTAAATCTCTGGGAAGATAACAAAAGTATCAAGGAAATAGCACGAAAGTTGAACATTACGGTAAGTAACTATTGTaactaatgtttttttttctatttgtcaATGTAGAATTGTATTACCTAATTGTGATGAAccaaagtccttcgtacaatcaattgcctttattttactctaagttcctacttcaacactttcgacattcttaacttaacaagcagtaagccttcctactcaatgttaccggttcaagcgccaaagcgagaatgccccttccatctcatggtaagttacatttatactttttcatcatttgaattggcgggtaggagagtagggtcattttcgcgactaccgacatattaattaacaaatattcgggtaaacacaaatcacatttctaatcactacccactgaatgccataagtttaacataacgcacacaaaataattataatttattcttgaaatcttatgaaatatcacactcggccatccgactgcgtgctacctccggtgcacgatcaacaataatatcacactcggccgtGTTGCCCGATGCCTTTTCAATCCTATTATAGTTAGACTAGTCTGTTTATACAATACCAATACTCTTCATTGTAcaccagaatacaataaaataatacaaagaattaCAGCAACTCTAGTAGAGATaaacttcaaattatttaatttactcatggtatccggtattgcagatgtaaacggtattcattcttcagactagtattactattacataaaaagggatacctacttatactactGATCATGTTAACGTTCACGAAatacatcgtccacactgtcaacCCCATACGATTAGTTATTTTAGCTTATTACACGCAGGATTACAGACATTATTATCGGCACGTACTTATAGAATAAGCCCAAATTTCATTGCATTGATTTTAGTACTGTAACATACTTATAACAAACATGGCACGAGCAATACAATTTAGCCTGATATATCAGAATAAGAAGAAAGAGACAACTACCACAGTATGAGCCATAATAACtgacatcaataatcaaatttttagtCCTTTTATGGTAAATGTAAGAACTGTTTATGGGTATAATGTTTTGGGGAAGCTACGTAATTACATTAATGGCTTAATCAGGTTTGTAATTAACAGTTGCAATTATCTAATATTTTCTCTCtgaaatcaaacattttttttttcaaattacaatACTAGTTACATGCTTGATGACGTCCTCTACTGTAGGTCCTTCTTGAGCGTCGCCTTGACTCCCGCGGTCCTTCTTCGTGCGGGTCATCTGAGAGAGGCCCTCGTCGTCAGCGCCTGCTGTGGTGACGACATCTGTATTCAGGCTGTTCTCACGCTCTGCTGTCGCAGTCCACAGCGTCCTCTGTGGTAGATTCACCGTCGCTAACCTCCAGCGTCTACCGCGACTCTGCATCAGTCTTGCTCGTGACGGCAGTCTAGGTGATCTCGGGGTGTCAATATTGGAATCCATTTTACCCTGTaattaaatttcagtgcgctgcatgattggttgttaaactttcttctcaccctacacttatttaaactcataataaactctttaaactcataataaactctttaaactcaaaataaactctttaaactcaaaataaactgtttaaactcaaaataaactctttaaactcaaaataaactctttaaactcaaaataaactctttaaactcaaaataaactctttaaactcaaaataaactctttaaactcaaaataaactctttaaactcaaaataaactctttaaactcaaaataaactctttaaactcaaaataaactctttaaactcaaaataaactatttgaactcaaaataaactctttaaactcaaaataaactctttaaactcaaaataaactctttaaactcaaaataaactctttaatctcaaaataaactctttaaactcaaaataaactctttaaactcaaaagaaactctttaaactcaaaagaaactctttaaactcaaaataaactctttaaactcaaaataaactctttaaactcaaaataaactctttaaactcaaaataaactctttaaactcaaaataaactctttaaactcaaaataaactctttaaactgaaaataaactctttaaactcaaaataaactctttaaacccaaaataaactctttaactctttaaactcaagataaactctttaaatttttaaactctttaagatctctggcagcacactacatggccgcactcataaacagcacacctacatggctgtagactctagcagcgCACTACATGGCCACATTCATAAACAGCTCTAGACTATTCAGACAATTCGtactatatactcgtattaaactcaaactcatattaagctcaaactcaaaatcgtattaagctcaaactcaaaatcgtattaagctcaaactcaaaatcgtattaagctcaaactcaaaatcgtattaagctcaaactcaaaatcgtattaagctcaaactcaaaatcgtattaagctcaaactcaaaatcgtattaagctcaaactcaaaatcgtattaagctcaaactcaaaatcgtattaagctcaaactcacaatcgtattaagctcaacctcacaatcgtattaagctcaacctcaaaatcgtattaagctcaacctcaaaatcgtattaagctcaaactcaaaatcgtattaagctcaaactcaaaatcgtattaaactcaaaatcgtattaaactcaaaatcgtattaaactcaaaatcgtattaaactcaaaatcgtattaaactcaaaatcgtattaaactcaaaatcgtattaattaaactcaaaatcgtattaattaaactcaaaatcatattaattaaactcaaaatcgtattaattaaactcaaaatcgtattaattaaactcaaaatcgtattaattaaactcaaaatcgtattaattaaactcaaaatcgtattaaactcaaaatcgtattaattaaactcaaaatcgtattaattaaactcaaaatcgtattaattaaactcaaaatcgtattaattaaactcaaaatcgtattaattaaactcaaaatcgtattaattaaactcaaaatcgtattaattaaactcaaaatcgtattaattaaactcaaaatcgtattaattaaactcaaaaccgtatgaacctcaaaatcgtattagactcaaaatcgtattagactcaaaatagtattagactcaaaatagtattagactcaaaatcgtattagactcaaaatcgtattagactcaaaatcgtattagactcaaaatcgtattagactcaaaatcgtattagactcaaaatcgtattagactcaaaatcgtattagactcaaaatcgtattagactcaaaatcgtattagactcaaaatcgtattagactcaaaatcgtattagactcaaaatagtattagactcaaaatagtattagactcaaaatcgttaagactcaaaatcgtattagactcaaactcgtattagactcaaactcgtattagactcaaactcgtattagactcaaactcgtattagactcaaactcgtattagactcaaactcgtattagactcaaactcgtattagtctcaaactcgtattagactcaaactcgtattagactcaaactcgtattagactcaaactcgtattagactcaaactcgtataagactcaaactcgtataagactcaaactcgtataagactcaaactcgtattagactcaaactcgtattagactcaaactcgtattagactcaaactcgtattagactcaaactcgtattagactcaaactcgtattagactcaaactcgtattagactcaaaatcgtattagactcaaaatcgtattagactccaaatcgtattagactcaaaatcgtattagactcaaaatcgtattagactcaaactcgtataagactcaaactcgtatttgactcaaactcgtattaaattctctggtagcacactacatggctacACTCacaaacagcacatctacatggctgtagactctagcagcacactacatggccgcactcataaacagcacatctacatggctgtaaacattagacccggttatatgataccacctacatgatatctagaaccctaAGAGTCTGACTattagtacaccacatacatggtgactaactacatgctaactacacctttacccacctacatatataactaaacattagacccggttatatgataccacctacatgatatctagaaccattaatgtcggactatagtacaccacatacatggtgactaactacatgctaactacacttttacccacctacataggtaactaaacattagacccggttatattacctacatggtaCACATACATAATAGCCAAATCAATATTGAAAGTTTAATTGTTGTTACCAAACCACGTAATTGTCGTTACACGGCACTTAAGGTACATAGTAATCACTTAAGACACTCTTCATTCATTTCAAAACTAACCAGAGGCGGTTATGTAGTATATGCATGCAAACCGGCGCGGGCGCGGTGTCGCTCCCCGCGCACCCCTTTGTATCAATCAGTAATAAACGGACCGTCGACTGTACTGCTGTGTTTCCTTTACACTCTCAAACACTTCATTGGCGACGAATCTACCCGCGCgtggaaaaaaaataaccgtTAATTATGACGACTACTTGTATCGGAAGTCTTACAGTTTTTGACCATAATTCTCAAGAGTGGAGGATATTTCATGGAAGGCTGCAGCAGTATATTCTTTTAAATTCAGTTGTAGATGCCAAGAAGGCACCGTTATTACTCACTCATCTGTCAGATGATACCTACCGTCTGGCTACAGATCTCGTGCATCCTAAGAAAGTAGAGGAGGTTGCGTTTGACGCTTTAGTCGAAGTGCTAAACAAGCATTTCTCGCCGAAAAGGTGTACCTTCGCCGACAGGGAGAAGTTTTTCGAGGCGAGAAGGACAACGGGAGAAAGCGTCGAGGGATGGGCGGCGCGAGTTCGCGGACTCGCCGTGCACTGCGAGTTCGGCACTGCATTGGACATGCTTCTAGTGAATCGTTTTGTGCTAGGCATGAACGTAGGCCGCGAACGTGATCGTTTATTCGAGCAGGACGCTACTTCGCTTTCATTTGCGAAAGCCTTAGAGGTGGCACAGCAGGCGGCGAGTGCGCGCCATGCCCGGGCGACGGCCACGGAGTCAACAGGGGCGGCGCTCGTGAAGGAGGAACCGGTGTACCGGGTGAGCGGGACGAAACCCGCCACCGACCGCGGGCGAGAGGTTCGCAAGTGCACCGTGTGCGGCATGAAAAATCATGATGCGGACCAGTGCAAATATAAGGGttacaagtgtcaaaagtgcgGTTTAGTTGGCCATTTGAAAAAAGTGTGTAAGGGCAAGTTGTCGCGAATTAATAATATAGTGCAGCAAAATAGTGATACTTCGGATGATGCGTCGTGCTGCGTGGAGTGCCAAAACTATAGACTAAGGTACGTTTCAATAAAACCTATTGAAATTGAAGTACAGTTAGGGGATAATCTTGTCACTATGGAACTAGATTCCGGTTCGGGTACCTGCGTCATATCAGACACCTTGTATTATGATAAGTTTCAtaaatacaaattattgccTTGTAATGTCCGTATGTGCTTTTATAACGGTCATAAAATCGCACCTTTAGGAGTTTTTGATATTGATGCTACTTTTAACAATAGCACCAAGTGCATCAGCATTTTCGTTGTAAAAGACGGAGGACCCGGTCTATTGGGCCGCGATTTTATGGCCGCCTTTGACATATATTTCACTGCgaggataaataaaataagtgaaGATAAGGATTTTGACCTTTTGTTAGAACAATACCCTAACCTGTGGCGTGACGAGCTAGGTGCATTTAATAAGTTTAAAGTCactttaacattaaataataaagcTAGCCCTAAATTTTTTAAGCCACGACCTATACCTTTTGCCCTTAAAGGAAAAGTAGAAGCTGAACTAGATAGGTTGGTAGGGTTAGGTATTTTGGTACCCGTCAACCATTCCCAATACGCTACTCCAATTGTACCAGTGCTTAAAGAGAACGGTAAAGTAAGAATCGCGGGCGATTTTTCGGTTACTCTGAATAAGGACTTAGTGATTGATAAGTATCCGCTCCCTCGTATAGAGGAAGTATTCGCAAAGCTGGGCGGTGGCGAGCACTATAGTAAAATAGATTTGAAGAACGCATACAATCAATTTGTTTTAAGCGATGCGTCCCAGGAGCTCACTACAATAAACACCCCGAAGGGGTTATTTAAGTATACCCGTCTCGTATATGGCTTAGCGAATGCCCCGGCTATTTTTCAAAAAGCCATGGAGACGTTGCTTGCCGGCATAGATGGAGTGAGTTGCTGGCTGGACGACATATGTGTTACAGGTCCCAACAAAGTTGTCCACCTTAGCAGGTTACGGGAAGTACTGAGTAGGCTTGACAAAGCCGGTCTCCGTCTGCAGAAGGAAAAATGTGAGTTTTTCAAAAATAGTGTTACTTATTTAGGTTACACAATAAGTAAAAAGGGGCTTCAATCCAGCGCGCAAAAGGTAAAAGCGGTAATTAATGCACCGGAACCTAAAAATGTAACGGAAGTTAAACGTTTTTTAGGCATGATTAACTATTACAGGAATTTCATTCCAAACGCGTCTAGTGTGTTAAGTCCGCTGCATGAATTACTGCGCTCGGGAGCTGAGTGGGAGTGGGGCGAGCGGCAGCGCCGCGCTGTGCGACAGGTGCAGCGCGAGCTGGCCTCGGAGCGCGCGCTCGCGCACTTCGACCCCGACGCGCAGCTGGTTCTAGCTGCTGATGCTGGCCCCGCCGGTCTTGGCGCAGTACTATCGACTCGCGATGCTGAGGGTATGGAGCGGCCGCTAGCATTCGCTTCAAGGTCACTAACAAGTAGTGAACGCAATTACAGCCAAATAGAGAAAGAAGCTACGGCTATTATCTTTGCGGTGAAAAAGTTTCATCAATATCTGTACGGTCGTAGTGAGCCTTTCATCCTAAAAACAGATCATCGACCGCTCGTATCGatatttaacaataaaactgGTATTTCCATTACAACCGCCTTAAGATTACAAAGATATGCCATTATTTTGTCCGCGTACAATTACGTTGTTCAATATATCACAAGTGAAAATAATTTAGTTGCAGATTATTTTTCCCGCGCTCCATTATCAGAGACTTATTGTGATAGCGATAACCAGTTTGATACTTTTAACTCCCTGCATTTTATGAATGCAATATCACCGGCGGTAACGTACGCCGAAATAATCCAAGCCACAGGAAACGATACCGTATTAAAGACGGTTATAAAGTACATGCAAAATGGATGGCCGCGTAAAGTAGTCTGCGATCAAATTAGACCTTATTTCCAATGCAAATCGGACCTACAATTGGAAGGTGGGATCTTGTTACGGGGACATAGGGTCGTCATTCCAATGATACTTAGGGAGCGCTTGTTGAATGAACTCCATAGTACGCATCTAGGTATCGTTAAAATGAAGTGTAATGCTCGAAGTCGAATGTGGTGGCCAGGGATTGACGCGGACATCGAACGCTGCACCGGCGCGTGCGCCACCTGCATTTCATTACGCGCCAAGCCGCCGCGCGAGGCTCCAGCGAGCTGGCCACGGCCGCCTGGAGTTTGGAACCGCGTTCATTTTGATTACATGACGGTGGGGCAACGGGTATATCTGGTCGTGGTCGATGCGTATAGCAAGTGGCTAGACTGTTTGCATATGAATAATGGTACCACTACGCAAGCACTTATTTCTAAGTTGACATATTTATTTTCGTATTTCGGTATACCGAACGTATTAGTTTCAGACAATGATGTCAAAATAAATTGCGCCGAGTTTAGACTTTATTGTTCTAACAATGGAATTAAGTACATGAACTCTCCTGTATACCACCCAAATAGTAATGGCCAGGCCGAAAATACCGTAAAAAACTGCAAACGTATGattaaatgtattttgaatGAGAATATGTCTCAACAAAAATTGAATGACGCTTTGTATGAGTACTTGTTTACTTACAGAAATACCGCGCACTGTACTACAGGAACCACCCCCGCCAAATTAATGTTTGGAAGAAATTTGAGGTCGCGCCTTGATTTAATTTTACCTCCTCCTGCTAATAATAATAACGCGCACGAGCAAACACCTGCGCCGGAACATCGTCGTTGTTTTGACCTCGGGGACAAAGTTTGGGTTCGGTGGTACAGTGCTCGAAAAGAAAGTTGGCAGTTAGGTGTCCTAAAGGAAAGGGTTGgcaataaaatgtttaaaatatttatgtataaatataattcttATTGTGTACGCCATATGGACCAATTGTTAAAGTATAAAGGCACTAATGATAGTATTGCTACTATAAGCGATTTAGAGGACCTGGTTACACCTACCCAATCGCCTTCACTTCACAGCTCGCTAGGGTCTGAACCCTCAATTAATTGTTCAAGTACACCCGAAGGGTCTCTTATTAATAGGGATAATGCGGGGTCTGGTGAGTCAGCCTCCGAGGTGACGCGGGAGACACGCGCGGAGGAGGAAATGTGGGCAGATTGTGACGGTGACGGCGGCTCCCCGCCGGCCTCCCCAAGCGGCTCCGCGCCGGGGACGCCGGTGCGGCTGCCGAGCGCGGTCGACGCAGCTGTGCAAGAGACCGCTGAGTCGACCGCTCTCACAGAATGTTCGTCAAGACGTCTGTTGCGTCCAAGAAAAGATGTTAACTATAAAGTTTAGGAATAAGGAAATGTTTACCTAtctaattgttatttttaatattaattatttctttGTTAATAGGTTTCAAGATTAGTGTGGGAGAAATGTAGTATATGCATGCAAACCGGCGCGGGCGCGGTGTCGCTCCCCGCGCACCCCTTTGTATCAATCAGTAATAAACGGACCGTCGACTGTACTGCTGTGTTTCCTTTACACTCTCAAACACTTCAGGTTATCAAGCATGACTTGCTATTGGATCATTTAACTCatactaaatatacctactatttaatagattaggttcagtattcgaaactcaaatataggatgcacatgtatgtaaacactttcatTTAACGACAGTACGTATTTCAACTAGATCTGCATAACAACCGAGAACTTCTGCATGTCTCTTCACAATATgggcatattaaaatttaaaaccactaaaatttaaaatcagttaaataaaattgttcctTTAACGACAATAAACGTACTTGCCTTTAATGGTACACGTacagtacttgtttgttttgtaattgctaacggattcattaaatatttatccaaatCGTATCCATTGTATTCAACTTCGCTAAACATTGAtactacacaaaaataaaaataacatcttaTGTACAGTGCAGTAGTAACTGCACTGTACATAATCGTAATATGACTCTTGTAAAAAGTTACCCGCAGAGTTATAAATTACGTAACAAGTCTACTTCGTTACTTCAACTTGACTATGATCGCGTATCTGCATATTATTAAtcaggttttgagattataagcattacacaacttaaaacttactaccataacgtcagagtaagtatataaaatatgtatgtatataaaatatgtatatgtagatatACTAGGTACTCACACGTTCTGGTCCTTTTATGGGCGCCGTGTTACCACTTCTGActtgtgatgaatcaaagtccttcgtacaatcaattgcctttattttactctaagttcctacttcaacactttcgacattcttaacttaacaagcagtaagccttcctactcaatgttaccggttcaagcgccaaagcgagaatgccccttccatctcatggtaagttacatttatactttttcatcatttgaattggcgggtaggagagtagggtcattttcgcgactaccgacatattaattaacaaatattcgggtaaacacaaatcacatttctaatcactacccactgaatgccataagtttaacataacgcacacaaaataattataatttattcttgaaatcttatgaaatatcacataATAAGATAAACCAACAGATATATTGTGTGTGGGTATACGAGTAtaatataaatagtttttttaatacagttgctcacaaagtgctactttacgtagctgtttagcgtgcggaaagttggttatgtcgaactagtgctttttacttttccaatttttttaaatttatacttgttccaattcacgactacttattgatgagtgttaatattagtttcctttaaacgtcgtaatcagcataaaaacctactgttaatgtaagaatatgaaaaatatacatatttcatattttaatacttacctcttcatcattataacacgtttattttttaatattgaatattgaaaattccgttcttaataaggtgtctgaatggaacggaatagctgccaaacgcccatagatataatatacttaaagacgacgtctaagcgagctgtcactgttaccacttttgtttagtgtacgattaacaatgttttacttattttttcgcaactgtattaaaaaacgtcgttcgatacacgtgcggaaatgtcattcttcactcgtcccgagtcttcccactcgcctgcggctcgtggcaagatatctcggtactcgtgaagtaatgacataccttccgcactagcatcgaaatgtactattttaattGGGGCTGTTTAGAGAAATcccaaacaaataataatatagtaaaattatacattttgtgtttgcgtcaaatccggtagttctgattttttgcagacttatttatgatgttggtccaattaataatccaagtttgtgaccttgagcgccgaacgcaTCATTGTCAAATATCGGAAAACCTGCGAAAGtttcggtttttgtttagttttgggcgattataaccctaaaggactagtttatGATAGTACCTTTCTTAGACGTTTTTtacaatttcactggattaTAAAACACATTGGGAGTATTTTTTGTGAAAGTAAGTTAAAAATTCGGTTTACTATTGTGTTCTCCTCTTACACACCATTAGAAACATACTATAGATTgttttatacgtatttttatttgCAGAGAGACACGGTTCGTAGGTGGGTAAGACGTTACCAAAAACAGGGAGACGTGGAATGTGAGAAACCAGGCCCTCGTCCTTCGGGTTACACTGAACAATCTGAGCGGCATCGTAATATAGTGCAAATTCATACTGATGCTCCGTTTACCAGCACTCGCTCCACTAC
This window encodes:
- the LOC134805679 gene encoding uncharacterized protein LOC134805679, which codes for MTTTCIGSLTVFDHNSQEWRIFHGRLQQYILLNSVVDAKKAPLLLTHLSDDTYRLATDLVHPKKVEEVAFDALVEVLNKHFSPKRCTFADREKFFEARRTTGESVEGWAARVRGLAVHCEFGTALDMLLVNRFVLGMNVGRERDRLFEQDATSLSFAKALEVAQQAASARHARATATESTGAALVKEEPVYRVSGTKPATDRGREVRKCTVCGMKNHDADQCKYKGYKCQKCGLVGHLKKVCKGKLSRINNIVQQNSDTSDDASCCVECQNYRLRFQD